The sequence ACATCATGTCGGGATGCCAGCCGCCGATAGGCCGCTTCGACCTCGGAAAACAGTTCCTTTTTTCCGGCATGGTATTCCGCGACCGTCCGGTTGCCGGTCGACCGACCGAGCACGACCACCTGGCTTCCGGTGTCGGAATTCGGTTTCAGAAGAATCGGGTTCATATCGACATGCGGCTCGAGCCGACTGGCCGCTGCCTGCAGGGCCTGGGCCCGACCGATTTCGCCACCGGCGGGAGTGACCGCCGAATTGAGTGCCATATTCTGCGCCTTGAACGGCGCCACATTAACACCCCTGTCATTGAGCAGCCGACAAAGGCCGGCGGTCAGGACACTCTTGCCGACATCACTGCCGGTGCCACCGATAAAGAGAGACCTGGCCATTTCCCCGGAGGCGGATTGTCGGTCCGCCCCCGCTCTCTTGACCGCCGGTACTTCATGCTTTTTTTCATAACCGCGCGGTGTCACCATCCTGCCGCCCGGGTCGATTCTGGTCTGGCTGTTACCGATGATGACCAGACTGAACATATCAACCCCGGCGACCGAAAAACTTGCGAGTTCGCCGGTCTCAACGGTCTCATCAGCACGGGTTGCATGGCGGACAATACCGACCGGGTTTGCCGCCGCGCGGTGACGCAGGATAATCTGCCGCGCCGCATCGAGGTGGCCAGGTCGACCCTTGCTCCGGGGATTATAGAGTGCGATGACAAAATCTGCCGAAGCGGCAGCTTCAAGACGTTGCCGAATCAGCGGCCACGGGGTCAGTAGATCGGAAAGTGAAATAACAGCAAAATCGTGCATCAACGGCGCCCCGAGACGGGCGGCGGCGGCCTGCACCGCCGAGACCGCCGGCACAATTTCAACCTCGGGACCATCGGCACCGGCCAATTCAAGAGTGAGCCCGGCCATACCGTAGACTCCCGCATCACCACCTGAGACCAGAGCTACAGTCCTGCCGGCTGCCGCAAAGGCAATGGCCTTTCGGCAGCGATCGACCTCCTGACGCATGCCGGAGGAGACAACATCCTTACCCTGGAGAAAGGGCGTAATCAGCTCAAGGTAGGTCTTGTAGCCAACCACCGTATCGGCGCTTTCGATGGCACTTGCCGCTGCCGGTGTCAGATACTCGACGCCCCCCGGCCCGATGCCGACTACATAAAGTTTTCCGGTTTTGTCGGAGTTCATAATGGGTCAGGAATTGACACTGTTTTTTCGGCAATGGCGATAGTCACGTTGCCCCGTTTCTGTTTCCCCAGAAGCATCCGGTCGCAACCGGCCGACAGGAGTGCTGCCGGTTCACAAACACCCTGTGCCCCCACCGCTTCCCGAGCGTGCGGCGACGGTTCACTCGGCACCCGAATGGTGTTGAGGGCGGCAGCGGAGTGAAACTCAATGGGGAGGTTTTCCCGGGACGCGAACTGCAGCAGACCGGCCTCGTCGTTCTTGGCATCGATCGTGGCGATACAGGCGATACTATGTTGACTGAGATGCAGTCGGCTGAATTCCTCCTGCACGACAGATTCGATTTCGTCGGCCGTCGTATCACGATTGCAGCCGATACCGACGACCAGGTCCCTGGGCCGCAGAACAAGAACATCCTGGCGCTGCTGCCACTGGTTGATATTGTAATGGGTGACAAAGACATAGCCTTTGGCCGAGACCTTCATCCCTTCACCAATATTTTCAAAAAACCCGACCCCCGGCACCCCGGAAAAATATTCGGATATCCGTTTGCAGCGATCGACAAGAACGATATTCTGCTTATCAAGCAGCAGGCTGTTAAGCTTGCGGATATTTTTGATCGGTTCGACGCGCAAACCCTCCTTGCGGGCAATATCATCCCAGGCCGGAAGCCGGTTGACATCGGTAGCCGTCGTAATAACGGCCTGGCCGCCGCTAGCGCGGGCGGCACTGCGGGCAAGGTCGTTGGCACCACCGAGGTGTCCCGATAGCAGGCTGACCGCGTACTGCCCCTTTTCATCCATAACGACAACAGCCGGGTCGACATCCTTGCCCCTGAGAAAAGGAGCCAGGGCCCGGAATACGATGCCGGTCGCCATGACGCAGATCAAACCCTCATACTCAGCAAAGAGCTCCGGCAACAGTTCGACCACCGGTGCCGTAAAGACCTGTTCATCGTTCGGGCGGGCATAGCGCTCGGGACAATAGACCGTACTCTCCGGCAACGCATTGCCGAGATCGCGGGCCTGTTGAACACCGGGACCGGTTATGGCAACGATGGCAACTCTCATATCAGCAGCTTCCGGGCATTTCGTTTACTCCTCCTTGCCCGTACGGAAACCATGGGCAAATGAGGCATCATACAATTTCGATTTTTCCCGTAGCCCTCGGCTGCGGGCCGCCAGACTCTCCCCGACAATAATGAGCGCCTGCCGGGTCAGGCCGGCGGCTTTGACTTTAGCAGCGATATCAGCCAGGGTTCCCTCGACGATCATCTCGTCATCCCAGCTCGCCCGGCTGACCACGGCGACCGGTGTTTGTTCGCTATAGGCACCGGCCAGTAGTTCGGAGACCACCTTATCAATCATGCCGACGGAGAGATAAAGACAGGTCGTCGCTCCGATAGCCGCTATTTTCGCCAGCTTCTCCTTTTCAGGAACCGGTGTCCGCCCCTCAATCCGGGTCAGGATAACAGTCTGGCTGACGCCCGGCAGAGTCAGTTCCTGCCTGATACTGGCCGCCGCCGCAAAGGCCGCGGTGACGCCGGGGACAACCTCGTAGTCAACCTGATGTGCCTGCAGCGCCTCCATCTGTTCCTGGATAGCGCCGTACAGCGAGGGGTCACCGGTATGCAGGCGGACCACCTTTTTCCCGGCCCGGGCCGCCGGCACCATGATCGCCACCGCTTCATCAAGGGTCAGGCTGGCGCTGTCGAAACATTCGGCACCCTCTTTCAGTCCGGCCAGAAGTTCCCGATTGACCAGCGATCCGGCGTAGACAACAACATCGGCCTGGTCGAGTATCTTTTTCCCCTTGACCGTAATCAGGTCGGGATCGCCCGGACCGGCGCCGACAAAAACAACTTTACTTTCAGACATCCATTTTCTCCCGTCGAACCAGGACCAGGGAGAGATAGTCGAGATCATCTTCCGCAACATTTGCGAGGTCGTGAATCACTTTTTCGCCCGGCAGTCCGAGCCGCTTGATATAGACGGCATTCTTCTCAAGACCAGCCTCTTGCAGCAGCGTGCGCAGCCGGTCGAATGATCGGTAAACCTTGAGCAGGACAAAGGTCCCGGCCAGGTCGATCGCGGCGCCGATCTGCGCATCGGTAAGGGTTGCCGGCACGACGGTCAGGATATCATCACCGAGGCCGAGCGCGACTCCGCTCTTGCCGGCGGCGGCCAGAATCGATGAAATGCCGGGAACGGTTGCGATCGGCACATCCGGGTATGCGCTCTGCAATTCATCCTGCAGGTAAAGATAGGTCGAATAGAACATCGGGTCGCCGAGGGTGACAAAGGCAACCCGCTTGCCCTGACGCACCAGCTCGGCAATCTCGGCGGCGATATCCTGCCAGGCCGCTGCCATCTCGGCGGCCGGCTGACGCATCGGGAAAACCCGGGTCAAAACCTCCTGCCGGGAACGGTCAATATGGGCTTCAACGATCGACAGGGCGATCGACGAATCGGAGCGATCACCAACCGGGGTCAGGATCACATCGGCATCCTTAAGGACCCTGACCCCTTTCAGGGTCAACAGCTCCGGATCACCCGGGCCGACTCCAACAGCGGTCAGAAGGCCGGGTTCGGCAGAACCTGTTTGTGCGATTTCTGCCATTACGCCTCTTTGATCGCCGACAGGATATAGACCGGGTTGTAGGCTTCGAACATCTTGTAATCGGTCAACGGCCGGGTACGGGCAATATTGACCGTCGTCACCTCGACCGCATAACCGGCGTTGTTAAAGAATTCGAGAGCGGCGGTCAGGGTATCCAGGGTGATCGCATTCAGCACGATCCGACCGGACGACGGCAGCCGCCGATCGGCGATCTTCAGAATATCCCAGAGGTGGCCGCCACTGCCGCCGATAAATACCCGGTCGGGATCGGGCAATTCGTCGAGACATTCCGGCGCTGTCCCTTCCACCAGGGTAACATTGCGGGCGTTGAACTTCTGCAGATTCTGCCTGATGAATTCGCGGCACTCGTCATTCCGTTCAACCGCCAGTATCCGCCCGTTCGGAAGAAGATGATCGGCCTCGATACTGATCGAACCGGAGCCGGCACCGATATCCCAGAGGGTCATGTCGTGCCGCAGCTTGAGCTTGGAAAGGGTCACGACCCGGATCTCTTCTTTGGTAATCAGTTTCTTGACCGTTGCAAATTCGTCATCCGGGATGCCGAGGGTCGGAACATAGTGGTCAACGTCGGTTTCATATCGCTTGATCAGAATCAGAACGTTGAGCGGCGCCGCCTCGATATCGAGCAGCCCCTTGACATCGGTATTAACGATCCGTTCGTCGTCGCCACCAAGGTTCTCACAGATCCAGGCGGCGTATCCGTCGCGACCCCGTTCAATCAGTTCAGCCGCTATCGCCGCCGGCGTATTGACCTCATCGGTCAGAATCGCGGCTTTATCGTTGGCGACAACCCGGTCGACCGCCCCGGTAACTCCACGGCCATGCGCCGAGACAAAAACGGCATCGTCCCACGGTTCCCTGATCTTGGAAAAAGCATACTGCACAGAGCTGACATTCGGAATAAATTCAAGCGAATTTGGCGACAGATTGCGCAGCAATAAACGACCAATGCCGAAAAAAAGCGGATCGCCGGAAGCGACGACAACCACCCGCCCCTTGTTCTTTTTCAGCAGATCGACAACCTCGCTGAGGTTATTCCCGATAACAACCTTTTCCCCGGTAAAATCGGGAAAGAGCTTGAGCTGGCGCTCACCACCAATCAGGGTGTCGGCCTGATTGATCAGTTCAAGCGCCCGGCTGCCGAACCCCTCCTGCCCTTCGACCCCGGCACCAATAACGTAGATTGACTTCATAGATTATGATCCTCTTCGCTTTCCGGGCCATAACGCCCGGCTACCTTTCCATTATAGTCGATCAGCATGATATCGACCCGGTTCTTGCCAAACCATTGTTCGAGATGAGTTAATGCCCGTTGTGCAACCAGCCGGCATAAGCGCCCGGCATCCGATAGTGTTGTCAAGACCTCGCGGGCCGTGTTTGCACACTCTATCTTTTCCGCTGTCGATGCGTCAAGGCCGGCTTCGTGCGCCCAGGCGGCGAGCTGCGACAAGTCCAGACGCGAAGAGTCGACGTGCGTCTGCCGATGACCGCAGGCGATCTTCAGCAACTTGGCAAACTGGGCGGCAACAATCACCTCCGGAACGTCCTTGCGCCGGCACGCCTCCATGGCGTAACCGACATGGTCGCCCATCATGATGAACGCCTCGTCCGGCAGATTCAGGACGCCCTGCGCAACCTGCTCGCTGGTCCGTCCGGTCACCACAACAACCGGATCGCAGCCACAGGCCAGGGCAACATCTATCGCAACATCGATGGTGTCGGTCCAGGCCTGATGGGACACCGGGCGGACGATGCCGGTTGTACCGAGAACAGAGAGCCCGCCGATGATGCCGAGACGTTGGTTGAGCGTTCGCCGCGACCGTTCCTCGCCATCCGGAATACTGATGATCACGGTGATCGGCGAATCGGCAAAAATTGATCGGACAGCCTGCTCAATCATGCTGCGCGGCACCGGGTTGATCGCCGGTTCACCGACCGCGACCGGCAGACCGGGCTTGGTCACCATGCCGACGCCAACCCCGCCT comes from Desulfuromonas sp. and encodes:
- a CDS encoding cobyric acid synthase CobQ yields the protein MNSDKTGKLYVVGIGPGGVEYLTPAAASAIESADTVVGYKTYLELITPFLQGKDVVSSGMRQEVDRCRKAIAFAAAGRTVALVSGGDAGVYGMAGLTLELAGADGPEVEIVPAVSAVQAAAARLGAPLMHDFAVISLSDLLTPWPLIRQRLEAAASADFVIALYNPRSKGRPGHLDAARQIILRHRAAANPVGIVRHATRADETVETGELASFSVAGVDMFSLVIIGNSQTRIDPGGRMVTPRGYEKKHEVPAVKRAGADRQSASGEMARSLFIGGTGSDVGKSVLTAGLCRLLNDRGVNVAPFKAQNMALNSAVTPAGGEIGRAQALQAAASRLEPHVDMNPILLKPNSDTGSQVVVLGRSTGNRTVAEYHAGKKELFSEVEAAYRRLASRHDVVILEGAGSIAEINLKAHDITNLKAAEMADAPVLLVADIDRGGVFAALLGTIELLAPAEKSRVKGLVINRFRGDATLLTDGLRQIEDRTGIPVVGVVPWLKIDLPEEDSVALSRKSASHKEGCLQIGVIRLPRISNYTDFDTLASEKDICLDYLEDPTTVSDCDLLILPGTKNTLSDMLWLVESGFAEAVREFHANGKRVAGICGGLQMLGRTLSDPDGVESDIPETSGLGLLDIKTRMMPDKQTHRVTAEFFETALAHGFSGVGQLSGYEIHMGDTTCGPLARPLVRLRSRSGSPVDLADGAISPDGRVWGTYLHGLFDNPELRRVLIDQLWHDRGQVRKAAPLQLSLENELDRLAAHLEEHLDLQKIFALIGFAG
- a CDS encoding cobalt-precorrin 5A hydrolase — translated: MRVAIVAITGPGVQQARDLGNALPESTVYCPERYARPNDEQVFTAPVVELLPELFAEYEGLICVMATGIVFRALAPFLRGKDVDPAVVVMDEKGQYAVSLLSGHLGGANDLARSAARASGGQAVITTATDVNRLPAWDDIARKEGLRVEPIKNIRKLNSLLLDKQNIVLVDRCKRISEYFSGVPGVGFFENIGEGMKVSAKGYVFVTHYNINQWQQRQDVLVLRPRDLVVGIGCNRDTTADEIESVVQEEFSRLHLSQHSIACIATIDAKNDEAGLLQFASRENLPIEFHSAAALNTIRVPSEPSPHAREAVGAQGVCEPAALLSAGCDRMLLGKQKRGNVTIAIAEKTVSIPDPL
- the cobM gene encoding precorrin-4 C(11)-methyltransferase, with amino-acid sequence MSESKVVFVGAGPGDPDLITVKGKKILDQADVVVYAGSLVNRELLAGLKEGAECFDSASLTLDEAVAIMVPAARAGKKVVRLHTGDPSLYGAIQEQMEALQAHQVDYEVVPGVTAAFAAAASIRQELTLPGVSQTVILTRIEGRTPVPEKEKLAKIAAIGATTCLYLSVGMIDKVVSELLAGAYSEQTPVAVVSRASWDDEMIVEGTLADIAAKVKAAGLTRQALIIVGESLAARSRGLREKSKLYDASFAHGFRTGKEE
- the cobI gene encoding precorrin-2 C(20)-methyltransferase produces the protein MAEIAQTGSAEPGLLTAVGVGPGDPELLTLKGVRVLKDADVILTPVGDRSDSSIALSIVEAHIDRSRQEVLTRVFPMRQPAAEMAAAWQDIAAEIAELVRQGKRVAFVTLGDPMFYSTYLYLQDELQSAYPDVPIATVPGISSILAAAGKSGVALGLGDDILTVVPATLTDAQIGAAIDLAGTFVLLKVYRSFDRLRTLLQEAGLEKNAVYIKRLGLPGEKVIHDLANVAEDDLDYLSLVLVRREKMDV
- a CDS encoding cobalamin biosynthesis bifunctional protein CbiET, with translation MKSIYVIGAGVEGQEGFGSRALELINQADTLIGGERQLKLFPDFTGEKVVIGNNLSEVVDLLKKNKGRVVVVASGDPLFFGIGRLLLRNLSPNSLEFIPNVSSVQYAFSKIREPWDDAVFVSAHGRGVTGAVDRVVANDKAAILTDEVNTPAAIAAELIERGRDGYAAWICENLGGDDERIVNTDVKGLLDIEAAPLNVLILIKRYETDVDHYVPTLGIPDDEFATVKKLITKEEIRVVTLSKLKLRHDMTLWDIGAGSGSISIEADHLLPNGRILAVERNDECREFIRQNLQKFNARNVTLVEGTAPECLDELPDPDRVFIGGSGGHLWDILKIADRRLPSSGRIVLNAITLDTLTAALEFFNNAGYAVEVTTVNIARTRPLTDYKMFEAYNPVYILSAIKEA
- a CDS encoding cobalt-precorrin-5B (C(1))-methyltransferase; the encoded protein is MAKQKKKLRFGYTTGACAAAAALGAARMLKEQQIVEKVELELPASVIVEFALQGQQFGQDRASCCVVKDAGDDPDVTDGVEVHAVVSLSGPGGVVIEGGVGVGMVTKPGLPVAVGEPAINPVPRSMIEQAVRSIFADSPITVIISIPDGEERSRRTLNQRLGIIGGLSVLGTTGIVRPVSHQAWTDTIDVAIDVALACGCDPVVVVTGRTSEQVAQGVLNLPDEAFIMMGDHVGYAMEACRRKDVPEVIVAAQFAKLLKIACGHRQTHVDSSRLDLSQLAAWAHEAGLDASTAEKIECANTAREVLTTLSDAGRLCRLVAQRALTHLEQWFGKNRVDIMLIDYNGKVAGRYGPESEEDHNL